In Dyadobacter subterraneus, a single genomic region encodes these proteins:
- a CDS encoding sugar phosphate isomerase/epimerase family protein → MQFLKSTLLFSLLVACGLSASAQNAPEDKSGWKLGSQSYTFRLFTFAEALKKIDSCGLKYVEAFPGQKLGGGVEGNMDFKMDTAKRQEVKNLLKKYGITITAFGVVNATNEEEWKTLFEFAKDMGILNIDTEPKPEQFAYIAPLADKYKINVALHNHPKPSHYWSPDSVLKYAAKSKFIGSCSDIGHWVRSGLDPVACLKQLNGHVLGLHFKDVVKDTPDGKYHDVVWGKGDSKVDGVIAELKRQKFKGPISVEYEYHWENNGPEVAESVKYFRTTFQKVK, encoded by the coding sequence ATGCAATTCTTAAAATCTACTTTGCTATTCAGTTTACTTGTAGCCTGCGGGCTATCTGCTTCGGCACAAAATGCGCCAGAAGACAAATCCGGCTGGAAACTTGGTTCACAATCTTACACTTTTCGCCTTTTCACCTTTGCCGAAGCGCTGAAAAAAATCGATAGTTGCGGCCTGAAATATGTTGAAGCATTTCCGGGACAAAAACTTGGAGGCGGTGTCGAAGGCAATATGGATTTTAAAATGGATACAGCAAAACGTCAGGAAGTTAAAAATCTTCTAAAAAAATACGGAATTACAATCACTGCTTTCGGCGTAGTAAACGCTACAAACGAAGAAGAATGGAAAACGCTATTTGAATTTGCGAAAGATATGGGCATTCTGAATATTGATACAGAACCAAAACCTGAACAATTCGCCTACATTGCACCGCTTGCAGATAAATACAAAATTAATGTTGCACTACACAATCACCCAAAACCATCGCATTACTGGTCTCCGGATTCTGTGCTGAAATATGCTGCCAAAAGTAAATTTATTGGTTCTTGTTCCGATATTGGTCACTGGGTACGTTCGGGTCTTGATCCGGTTGCTTGTTTGAAACAATTGAACGGTCATGTGCTTGGACTGCACTTTAAGGATGTAGTTAAAGATACACCAGACGGAAAATATCATGACGTAGTTTGGGGAAAAGGTGACAGCAAAGTGGATGGTGTTATCGCGGAACTTAAACGCCAGAAATTCAAAGGACCTATTTCCGTTGAATATGAATACCATTGGGAAAATAATGGCCCTGAGGTGGCAGAAAGCGTTAAATATTTCCGCACAACTTTTCAAAAAGTGAAATAA
- a CDS encoding sugar phosphate isomerase/epimerase family protein encodes MTYNRRLFLKSAGAAAAGSLVLTLAACGGSKEKSSEGTDSTGVASAGAGTPSIPDFGLQLYSVRDIIGADPKGVLKQIAGLGYKKLESYAGDKGFLWGLTPKEYKAYMDELGIVTVSTHADTTKDLEKAATEAKEAGLSYILQPYIGPQKTLDEWKKRAEEFNKRGEICNKVGIKFGYHNHDYSFKELEGKIPQEILLDGTDKSLVHYELDLMWIVAAKQDAAAHLKKYAGRYDLVHIKDLVSKPENHSTDLGKGEIDFASLLKVASDSGVTQFIVEQEEYPGPVLTSIGNDAEYMKKLVFKS; translated from the coding sequence ATGACTTATAACCGCCGGTTATTTTTAAAATCAGCAGGAGCCGCAGCCGCTGGCTCATTGGTTTTGACACTAGCAGCTTGTGGAGGATCAAAAGAAAAATCTTCCGAAGGTACCGACTCTACGGGTGTTGCATCCGCAGGCGCAGGAACTCCATCAATTCCTGATTTTGGATTGCAACTTTACAGCGTACGCGACATTATCGGTGCCGATCCAAAAGGTGTATTAAAACAAATCGCAGGTTTAGGATACAAAAAACTTGAAAGTTATGCCGGCGACAAGGGTTTCTTATGGGGATTGACGCCAAAAGAATACAAGGCATATATGGACGAGTTGGGCATCGTGACAGTAAGTACGCATGCTGACACGACCAAAGATCTTGAAAAAGCAGCAACAGAAGCTAAGGAAGCTGGTTTGTCTTATATTTTGCAGCCATACATCGGTCCACAGAAAACGTTGGATGAATGGAAAAAACGTGCAGAAGAATTTAACAAAAGAGGAGAAATCTGTAATAAAGTGGGTATCAAATTTGGATATCACAACCACGATTATTCATTCAAAGAACTTGAAGGTAAAATTCCACAGGAAATTCTTCTGGACGGAACAGACAAATCGCTTGTTCACTATGAACTGGATTTGATGTGGATTGTTGCCGCAAAACAGGATGCAGCGGCACATTTGAAAAAATATGCCGGCCGTTATGACCTTGTGCACATCAAAGATCTTGTGAGCAAACCGGAAAATCATTCAACAGATTTGGGTAAAGGGGAAATTGATTTTGCAAGTCTGTTGAAAGTGGCTTCTGACAGCGGAGTTACACAATTCATCGTTGAACAGGAAGAATATCCAGGACCCGTCTTGACAAGTATTGGCAACGACGCCGAATACATGAAAAAACTTGTTTTTAAATCATAA
- a CDS encoding zinc dependent phospholipase C family protein yields the protein MTSFLAPKLSMETHVDLTEIFLKKNHFFFKKALIFFLLAFFLFPKLGFSSTWGFWAHKRINRLAVYRLPLDMQYFYKKHIDYLTENAVNPDRRRYAVVGEAERHFIDLDVYGDSAIQKLPHYWPAAIKKIGEDSLRKHGIVPWYVQTAAFQLTEAFKDKDPKRILMISADLGHYAADSNVPLHTTRNYNGQLTRQEGIHGFWESRLPELYANDYDLWVGEAKYIVNLTDQIWFSMNRAHIAVDSVFLFEKELTESFETDKKFSYELRNNILVRTYSEEFSNQYHMKLKGQVERQMKNSIEMVSDIWFTCWINAGQPDLKEIANFSFDDKDKKTEVAEQQGWLRRLLNIRSESDQ from the coding sequence ATGACATCTTTTTTAGCTCCCAAATTATCTATGGAAACCCACGTTGATTTAACCGAAATATTTTTGAAAAAAAATCACTTTTTTTTCAAAAAAGCGCTGATTTTCTTTCTGTTGGCATTTTTTCTATTCCCAAAATTGGGATTTTCGTCAACCTGGGGATTTTGGGCGCACAAGAGAATTAACAGATTAGCAGTTTATCGCTTACCTCTTGATATGCAATACTTTTACAAAAAGCATATTGATTATCTGACGGAGAATGCAGTAAATCCGGATCGGCGCAGATATGCTGTGGTTGGAGAAGCGGAAAGGCATTTCATAGATCTTGATGTTTATGGAGATAGTGCGATACAAAAACTTCCTCATTATTGGCCAGCAGCAATTAAAAAAATTGGAGAGGATAGTTTAAGAAAACATGGAATTGTTCCATGGTATGTGCAAACGGCTGCTTTTCAATTGACGGAAGCTTTCAAGGACAAGGATCCAAAACGAATTCTGATGATCTCTGCGGATTTAGGTCATTACGCAGCAGATTCAAATGTTCCCTTACACACTACAAGAAATTATAACGGACAGCTTACCAGGCAGGAAGGAATTCACGGATTCTGGGAAAGCAGACTGCCGGAGCTTTATGCAAATGACTATGATTTGTGGGTAGGCGAAGCTAAATACATAGTAAACCTGACGGATCAAATTTGGTTTTCCATGAACCGTGCGCATATAGCGGTTGATTCTGTGTTTCTTTTTGAAAAAGAATTGACCGAGTCTTTTGAGACTGATAAAAAATTCAGCTATGAACTTAGAAATAATATTCTGGTCAGAACCTATTCAGAAGAATTTTCAAACCAGTATCATATGAAATTGAAAGGGCAGGTAGAGAGGCAAATGAAAAATTCTATCGAGATGGTGAGTGACATTTGGTTTACGTGCTGGATCAACGCCGGACAACCGGATTTGAAAGAAATTGCCAATTTTTCTTTTGATGATAAAGATAAAAAAACAGAAGTCGCCGAACAGCAAGGCTGGTTACGGCGACTTCTTAATATCAGATCAGAAAGTGATCAGTAA
- a CDS encoding Dabb family protein, which produces MRTKNKTIGYLVPVFMLSVFMLIIYGAYVPHKAAETQRIVCIKFKPGTTSEEMEKEMRDFAVLKNNVKDVVAYSAGRVQKTDGNKSEYDVIHYLTFRTDEAAKQYASNAYRNDFVKSNESHWDKVLEMNSDIEK; this is translated from the coding sequence ATGAGAACTAAAAATAAAACCATAGGATATTTAGTACCGGTATTTATGCTAAGCGTGTTTATGCTTATCATTTACGGAGCATACGTTCCTCACAAAGCAGCTGAAACACAGCGTATTGTTTGTATCAAATTTAAACCTGGTACAACAAGCGAAGAAATGGAAAAAGAAATGCGTGATTTTGCAGTTTTGAAAAATAATGTGAAAGACGTAGTTGCTTATTCAGCTGGCAGAGTTCAAAAAACTGATGGAAACAAAAGTGAATACGATGTTATTCATTATTTGACTTTCCGCACAGATGAAGCTGCTAAACAATATGCTTCAAATGCATATCGCAATGATTTTGTGAAAAGCAATGAGTCCCACTGGGACAAAGTATTGGAAATGAATTCCGATATCGAAAAGTAA
- the ung gene encoding uracil-DNA glycosylase → MDVKIEESWKKRLAAEFEKPYFAAVTDFVKSEYATKQIFPPAKQIFNAFNYCSFDACEVVILGQDPYHGFGQANGLCFSVNDGVRMPPSLLNIFKEIKDDLGKPIPTTGNLERWASQGVLLLNSTLTVEAGKAGSHQGKGWETFTDAVIKCVSDEKKNVVFMLWGKYAQDKGKVIDESKHYVLKAKHPSPMAANYGGWFGTKHFSKANAYLEENGLKPINW, encoded by the coding sequence ATGGATGTTAAAATAGAAGAGTCGTGGAAAAAGCGCCTGGCGGCGGAATTTGAAAAACCATATTTCGCAGCCGTGACGGATTTCGTAAAAAGTGAGTACGCGACTAAACAAATATTCCCACCAGCGAAGCAAATCTTTAATGCTTTTAACTATTGCAGCTTCGATGCTTGTGAGGTTGTGATTTTAGGACAGGATCCGTACCATGGTTTTGGACAAGCAAACGGACTTTGTTTTTCTGTAAATGATGGTGTAAGAATGCCACCTTCTCTGCTGAATATTTTTAAAGAAATAAAAGACGATTTGGGCAAACCTATTCCAACAACCGGAAATCTGGAACGCTGGGCGTCACAAGGCGTTCTACTATTGAATTCGACTTTAACCGTTGAAGCCGGCAAGGCAGGTTCTCATCAAGGAAAGGGTTGGGAAACTTTTACGGACGCGGTTATCAAATGTGTTTCTGATGAAAAGAAAAATGTTGTTTTTATGCTTTGGGGGAAATATGCTCAGGATAAGGGAAAGGTAATTGATGAGAGCAAGCATTACGTATTGAAAGCCAAACATCCGTCTCCAATGGCTGCCAACTATGGTGGATGGTTCGGAACCAAACATTTCAGCAAGGCGAATGCTTACCTGGAGGAAAACGGATTGAAACCAATAAACTGGTAA
- the apaG gene encoding Co2+/Mg2+ efflux protein ApaG, producing the protein MVSKVTDGVKVTVLTEYQPDYSNPRQDHYVFTYKILIENHSEHTVKLLRRHWLIYDANGTVREVEGEGIVGLQPVLEPGDVHDYVSGCNLRTDLGKMAGTYLMERVLDGRQFRVIIPAFALVVPYRLN; encoded by the coding sequence ATGGTTTCGAAAGTGACAGATGGCGTAAAAGTCACAGTATTGACAGAATATCAGCCTGATTACTCAAATCCAAGGCAGGATCATTATGTGTTCACCTACAAGATTCTTATTGAAAATCATAGTGAACACACCGTAAAATTGCTGCGTAGACATTGGCTTATCTATGACGCCAACGGAACAGTGCGCGAAGTGGAAGGCGAAGGAATTGTAGGATTACAACCTGTTTTGGAGCCTGGCGATGTTCACGATTATGTTTCAGGCTGTAATTTGCGTACAGATCTTGGTAAAATGGCCGGTACATATTTAATGGAAAGAGTTTTGGATGGCCGGCAGTTTCGTGTTATTATTCCTGCTTTTGCGCTGGTAGTTCCCTATCGCTTAAACTGA
- a CDS encoding O-methyltransferase, translated as MITAYFKYLLRSGNEHSIHSPFLFDLYTKVIKDKKENHPDYSALKLLRKELLASNEEIEILDLGAGSRINKSNLRKIKTIAKNAEKPEKFGKLFHRLIRHFQPESLLELGTSLGLTTLYMAKAKPDSQIISFEGCPETANVALRNFKKSGSKNIEIVLGNIDETLPEHLKKFTNGLDYAYFDANHRYEPTVRYFEDCLPYAKNDSIFIFDDIYWSEEMTQAWEYIKSHPQVTLTVDLFWIGLVFFRKEQVKEDFVLRF; from the coding sequence TTGATTACTGCTTACTTTAAGTACCTTTTGCGTTCAGGAAATGAACATTCGATTCACTCTCCTTTTCTTTTTGATTTATATACCAAGGTTATAAAAGACAAAAAAGAAAATCATCCTGATTATTCTGCTTTAAAGTTATTAAGAAAAGAGCTGCTGGCTTCTAATGAAGAAATTGAGATTCTGGATCTTGGAGCAGGATCGCGTATCAATAAATCCAATCTTAGAAAAATAAAAACGATTGCTAAAAACGCTGAAAAGCCTGAAAAATTTGGGAAACTTTTTCATCGTTTAATCCGTCATTTCCAACCTGAAAGTTTGCTGGAACTGGGTACCTCTCTTGGGCTCACCACGCTTTACATGGCAAAAGCAAAACCGGATTCACAGATTATTTCTTTTGAAGGTTGTCCGGAAACTGCTAATGTAGCTTTACGCAACTTCAAAAAGTCAGGTTCTAAAAACATAGAAATTGTTTTGGGAAACATAGATGAAACTTTGCCTGAGCATTTAAAGAAATTTACCAACGGACTTGATTATGCGTACTTTGATGCCAATCATCGCTACGAGCCTACGGTCAGATATTTTGAGGATTGTCTGCCCTATGCCAAAAATGATTCAATCTTTATTTTTGATGACATTTACTGGTCAGAGGAAATGACGCAAGCCTGGGAATACATTAAATCGCATCCGCAAGTAACACTCACAGTTGACTTATTCTGGATAGGTCTGGTTTTTTTTAGAAAAGAACAAGTCAAAGAGGATTTCGTATTAAGATTTTAA
- a CDS encoding zinc-binding metallopeptidase family protein → MKLFKCSNCGHAVYFENIYCQHCHSSLGFETQELKLYALKPENNKSFKLINQNGNQSSYKYCQNHGHNVCNWLVPVNGNSPFCVACELNRTIPYLGQKDDYDKWYRVETAKRRLIHSLLRFGLEVKSKNSFGLGGIMFDFLSDRNATNGQRILTGHDNGLITINIAEADDIYREMSRNQMNEVYRTLLGHFRHEIGHYYWDILIGKTNKLFLFRNLFGDERADYGFALQQYYSNKSSQIWKKQFISKYASAHPWEDWAETWAHYMHIVDTLETADSFGLNVRPRVVRPEDDMNTSFVDPYTVNNFDEIIDMWLPLTFAMNSLNRSMGLRDLYPFVISRTIKEKLRFIHEIVKEAGGRKQLS, encoded by the coding sequence ATGAAGTTATTTAAATGCAGTAATTGCGGCCATGCCGTCTATTTTGAAAATATTTATTGTCAGCATTGCCATTCTTCTTTGGGCTTCGAAACACAAGAGCTTAAACTATACGCGCTTAAACCGGAAAATAATAAATCGTTTAAACTTATAAACCAAAACGGTAATCAAAGCTCCTATAAATATTGCCAGAATCACGGACATAATGTATGCAACTGGTTGGTTCCGGTAAATGGCAATTCCCCGTTTTGTGTAGCCTGTGAATTAAACAGAACCATTCCGTATTTAGGACAAAAGGATGATTACGATAAATGGTACCGGGTAGAAACTGCTAAACGCAGACTGATACATTCTTTGTTGAGATTCGGTCTGGAAGTTAAAAGTAAAAATTCTTTTGGGCTGGGAGGAATTATGTTTGATTTCTTATCCGATAGAAATGCTACGAATGGGCAAAGGATTCTGACCGGACATGATAATGGTTTGATAACCATCAATATAGCAGAGGCTGATGATATCTACCGTGAAATGTCAAGAAATCAGATGAATGAGGTTTACCGCACGTTGCTTGGTCATTTCAGACATGAAATCGGACATTACTATTGGGATATTTTGATAGGCAAAACAAACAAATTATTTCTTTTCAGAAATTTGTTCGGAGATGAAAGAGCAGATTACGGTTTTGCCCTGCAACAGTATTATTCTAATAAATCATCACAAATCTGGAAAAAACAGTTCATCAGCAAATACGCCAGCGCGCATCCCTGGGAAGACTGGGCGGAAACCTGGGCGCATTACATGCACATCGTCGACACACTTGAAACGGCTGATTCCTTTGGATTGAATGTCAGACCGCGTGTGGTGAGGCCGGAAGATGATATGAATACTTCCTTTGTCGACCCTTATACCGTTAACAATTTTGATGAAATCATTGACATGTGGCTTCCGCTGACTTTTGCGATGAATAGTTTGAACAGAAGTATGGGTTTGCGCGATTTGTATCCTTTTGTAATAAGCAGAACCATTAAAGAAAAGCTGCGATTTATTCACGAAATTGTGAAAGAGGCTGGCGGAAGAAAGCAATTAAGTTAG
- a CDS encoding DUF2157 domain-containing protein: MTTKSILESFTQKGILPEEQAILIAEYERTKSFSIHRELRAILYLGITLLTTGLGILIYKNIDTIGHQAIIALIAVSILACFYYLFKHAQPFSKGIIKNTEPFSEYVLILGCTLFLLLEGYLQYQYEFFGTRYGIAIFIPTVLFFLCAYRFDNRAVLSMAITGLASWLGLTISPLSVLEKNDFTAPGIIITSIVLGVLLVVISWLSEKSDWKSHFRFTYILFGGNLAAIAGLAGLFNNDPKIIYFLITAALCTFLIQTARKTQSLLFLLMGVIYGYIAVTYAAFIFLPDSILAGLSIFYFLFTSVGVLLFLLNVKKILGLKK, from the coding sequence ATGACGACCAAATCAATTCTGGAAAGTTTCACTCAGAAAGGAATTTTACCGGAAGAACAAGCAATTTTGATTGCTGAATATGAACGAACCAAATCTTTTTCCATCCACCGCGAACTTCGCGCCATCCTCTATCTTGGCATCACACTGCTGACGACTGGTTTAGGAATTCTGATTTATAAAAACATTGATACAATCGGTCATCAGGCCATTATTGCATTGATTGCGGTATCCATCCTTGCTTGCTTTTATTATCTTTTTAAGCATGCACAACCTTTCAGCAAAGGAATTATAAAAAACACGGAGCCATTTTCAGAATACGTGTTAATTCTTGGCTGCACTTTATTTCTGCTACTTGAAGGATACTTACAATATCAATATGAATTTTTTGGTACCCGTTATGGTATTGCAATATTTATTCCAACCGTACTTTTCTTTTTGTGCGCATACAGATTCGATAACCGCGCCGTACTTTCCATGGCCATAACCGGTCTTGCTTCCTGGCTAGGGTTGACGATTTCACCGTTGTCTGTTTTAGAGAAGAATGATTTTACTGCCCCAGGTATCATTATTACAAGCATTGTTCTCGGTGTATTGTTAGTAGTAATCAGCTGGCTTTCAGAGAAAAGTGATTGGAAAAGTCATTTTAGGTTTACCTATATTCTTTTTGGAGGAAACCTTGCAGCGATTGCCGGATTGGCAGGATTGTTCAATAATGATCCCAAAATCATTTATTTTTTAATTACGGCAGCTTTGTGTACATTTTTAATACAAACCGCCAGGAAAACCCAATCTCTGCTATTCTTATTGATGGGTGTTATTTATGGATATATCGCTGTAACATACGCAGCATTTATCTTCTTACCCGACTCCATTCTTGCCGGTTTAAGCATATTCTACTTTCTTTTTACGAGTGTCGGCGTGCTATTATTCCTTTTGAACGTAAAAAAAATCCTCGGACTTAAAAAATGA
- a CDS encoding glycoside hydrolase family 43 protein, with protein MKKQLLLFSLLVLTANAYAQDTKKTSGNPVFTGWYADPEGIIFNSKPRGNQYWIYPTFSAPYKDQVFMDAFSSKDLVTWTKHPKVLDTLNVKWAKKALWAPSIIEKDKKYYMFFGANDIQSDNESGGIGVAVSDKPEGPFKDHLGKPLIDKFHNGAQPIDQFVFKDKDGQYYLYYGGWKHCNVAKLKNDFTGFIPFEDGKIFKEITPESYVEGPFMFIRNGKYYFMWSEGGWTGPNYSVAYAIADSPFGPFKRIGKILQQDPKVGTGAGHHSVIKVPGKDQWYIVYHRRPLTETDGNHRVTCVDVMTFDDKGMINPVVITNEGVKPQPLK; from the coding sequence ATGAAAAAACAGCTTCTTTTATTTTCTCTTTTAGTTTTAACTGCCAATGCCTACGCCCAGGACACAAAAAAAACTTCCGGGAACCCTGTGTTTACAGGATGGTACGCTGATCCTGAGGGCATTATTTTCAATTCCAAACCCCGGGGAAATCAATACTGGATCTATCCAACATTTTCCGCTCCTTACAAAGACCAGGTTTTTATGGATGCATTTTCATCCAAAGATCTTGTCACCTGGACCAAGCACCCAAAAGTTTTGGACACTTTAAATGTTAAATGGGCGAAAAAAGCACTTTGGGCGCCATCTATTATTGAAAAAGATAAAAAATATTACATGTTCTTCGGAGCAAATGATATTCAAAGTGACAACGAAAGCGGAGGCATAGGTGTGGCAGTTTCTGACAAACCGGAAGGGCCTTTCAAAGATCATTTGGGGAAACCGTTGATTGATAAATTCCACAATGGTGCACAGCCGATAGATCAATTTGTATTTAAAGATAAAGATGGGCAATACTATCTTTATTACGGTGGCTGGAAACATTGTAATGTGGCGAAATTGAAAAATGATTTCACAGGATTTATTCCTTTCGAAGATGGAAAAATCTTCAAAGAAATCACACCGGAAAGTTATGTTGAAGGTCCGTTTATGTTTATCCGTAATGGAAAATATTATTTTATGTGGTCGGAAGGCGGATGGACTGGACCTAATTATTCTGTTGCTTATGCCATAGCAGATTCTCCGTTTGGACCTTTCAAACGAATTGGCAAAATATTGCAACAAGACCCAAAAGTTGGTACCGGAGCGGGGCACCACTCAGTGATTAAAGTACCTGGAAAAGACCAGTGGTATATTGTATACCATCGCCGTCCATTAACTGAAACAGATGGTAATCACCGTGTTACCTGTGTTGATGTGATGACATTTGATGACAAAGGAATGATCAATCCTGTGGTTATTACCAATGAAGGTGTAAAGCCACAACCCTTGAAATAA
- a CDS encoding MlaE family ABC transporter permease encodes MSTKQKDHVFTKNIDHALLSVFNGYKFFIRFFKEAFRGRMEFQELVKQCYAIGYKSLLLIGMTGFITGMVFTKQSRPSLAEFGATSWLPSLVSIAIVRALAALVTALISAGKVGSSIGAELGSMRVTEQIDAMEVSAINPFKFLVVTRVLASTITIPLLMFYCTLVGLMGAFLNVYLNEGTSVRSFIEKAFEQITFLDLGTSVAKAVAYGFTIGIVGCYQGYNATKGTEGVGKAANTSVVLSMFLIFIEEVIIVQVSNYFRA; translated from the coding sequence ATGAGCACGAAACAAAAAGATCATGTTTTCACGAAAAATATAGACCATGCCCTTCTATCCGTATTCAATGGCTATAAATTTTTTATCCGATTTTTCAAAGAGGCCTTCCGCGGCCGCATGGAATTCCAGGAACTTGTAAAGCAATGTTATGCAATTGGTTATAAATCGTTATTGCTTATCGGCATGACGGGTTTTATTACCGGGATGGTTTTTACAAAACAGTCAAGACCTTCTCTTGCTGAATTTGGTGCTACTTCCTGGTTGCCTTCACTGGTATCAATTGCCATTGTTCGTGCGCTTGCCGCATTGGTTACAGCACTTATCAGTGCAGGGAAAGTTGGTTCCAGTATTGGTGCGGAACTTGGTTCAATGCGCGTTACGGAGCAAATTGATGCCATGGAAGTTTCAGCCATTAATCCTTTCAAATTTTTAGTGGTTACCAGAGTTCTTGCTTCAACAATCACAATTCCTCTTTTGATGTTTTACTGTACGCTCGTTGGTTTGATGGGTGCATTCTTAAACGTATATCTTAATGAGGGCACAAGTGTAAGATCTTTTATAGAAAAGGCATTTGAGCAAATTACTTTCCTTGATCTTGGAACATCGGTTGCCAAGGCAGTTGCCTACGGATTTACAATTGGAATCGTAGGTTGTTATCAGGGATATAACGCTACCAAAGGAACTGAGGGCGTTGGAAAGGCTGCTAATACATCGGTGGTATTATCTATGTTTCTGATTTTCATAGAGGAAGTGATTATTGTTCAGGTATCAAATTATTTCAGAGCTTAG
- a CDS encoding ABC transporter ATP-binding protein, with protein sequence MQNDTEKKDSIISIKDVYKAFGDLKVLNGVNLEVYSGENVVVLGRSGTGKSVLIKIIVGLLQQDKGSVNVLGHEVSQLNEKELNDLRRKIGFSFQNSALYDSMTVRENLEFPLVRNVAGLSKADVNEQVESVLESVGLSQTINQVPSQLSGGQRKRIGIARTLILKPEIMLYDEPTAGLDPITCIEINELINEVKEKYKTTSIIITHDLTCARQTGDRVAMLLDGQFQQTGTFEEVFASKEERVKSFYDYNFIQ encoded by the coding sequence ATGCAAAACGATACAGAAAAAAAGGATTCGATCATTTCCATCAAGGATGTATACAAAGCCTTCGGGGATTTGAAAGTCCTGAACGGAGTAAATCTTGAAGTTTACAGCGGAGAAAATGTTGTAGTTCTTGGTAGATCCGGAACAGGAAAATCGGTTTTAATCAAAATTATTGTTGGTCTTTTACAGCAAGACAAAGGCTCGGTCAATGTACTTGGGCATGAAGTTTCACAATTAAATGAAAAGGAGCTTAATGACCTGCGTAGAAAAATAGGTTTTTCATTCCAGAATAGTGCCTTGTACGATAGTATGACCGTTCGCGAAAACCTGGAATTTCCTTTGGTTCGAAACGTTGCGGGACTGTCAAAGGCGGATGTCAATGAGCAGGTTGAGTCTGTACTGGAATCGGTTGGATTATCCCAAACGATAAATCAGGTTCCATCACAACTTTCGGGAGGTCAAAGAAAACGCATCGGTATAGCCAGAACGCTTATTTTAAAGCCTGAAATAATGCTTTATGATGAACCGACTGCCGGTCTTGACCCGATCACTTGTATTGAAATCAACGAACTGATCAATGAGGTTAAGGAAAAATATAAAACAACATCTATCATTATTACTCATGATTTGACCTGCGCGAGACAAACCGGAGACCGGGTAGCGATGCTGCTCGACGGCCAGTTTCAGCAAACAGGCACATTTGAAGAGGTATTTGCTTCGAAAGAAGAAAGGGTTAAAAGTTTTTACGATTATAATTTTATTCAATAA